A stretch of Desulfitobacterium dichloroeliminans LMG P-21439 DNA encodes these proteins:
- a CDS encoding ANTAR domain-containing response regulator produces MSAGNVLIVCGKSEVAGSMESTLIKEGCYPVSCAHSANEARRQFINTQPDLIIISAPLPDEQGIDLVLDIREKTEAGIIVMARPDQIAIMQGALESTGAMILPKPINRLTLTQSARFALSVRNSLFELKNERDSLKKRMDERKLVEKAKWLLVEKANMSEPEAFRTIQKQAMDLRLPQLQVAEVIIKEYE; encoded by the coding sequence ATGAGCGCAGGGAATGTCCTCATCGTCTGTGGAAAATCTGAAGTAGCCGGCAGTATGGAAAGCACACTGATTAAGGAAGGGTGTTATCCGGTAAGCTGCGCTCATTCGGCCAACGAGGCACGGCGGCAGTTTATTAACACCCAGCCGGATTTAATTATCATCAGTGCCCCACTTCCTGACGAACAAGGGATCGATCTCGTCCTCGATATCCGCGAGAAAACAGAGGCGGGAATTATCGTCATGGCCCGACCGGACCAAATCGCCATTATGCAGGGAGCCCTCGAATCCACCGGGGCCATGATCCTCCCGAAGCCCATCAATCGCCTCACCCTAACCCAAAGCGCCCGCTTTGCATTATCCGTCAGGAATTCTCTGTTCGAGTTAAAGAACGAGCGGGATAGCCTAAAGAAACGCATGGATGAACGGAAGCTTGTTGAAAAGGCTAAATGGCTGCTTGTAGAGAAGGCGAATATGAGCGAACCCGAAGCGTTCCGCACTATTCAAAAGCAAGCTATGGATCTGCGGCTCCCGCAGCTTCAGGTAGCGGAAGTGATTATCAAGGAATATGAGTAG
- a CDS encoding helix-turn-helix transcriptional regulator, which produces MKNRLEEIRKQHGIKQEELAAVLEVSRQTIGSLENGRYNPSIVLAFKIARYFGMSIEEIFIYEEE; this is translated from the coding sequence TTGAAAAATAGATTAGAAGAAATTCGAAAGCAGCACGGAATTAAACAAGAAGAATTGGCGGCTGTTTTAGAAGTATCTCGACAGACAATTGGTTCATTAGAAAATGGTCGCTACAATCCATCCATTGTTTTGGCATTTAAAATCGCACGATATTTCGGTATGTCAATTGAAGAGATTTTCATTTATGAGGAGGAGTAA
- a CDS encoding biotin transporter BioY has product MDTRYLAKTAAMAALLCLAGMLARWASAALIPFSLLPLFIMLTGLILGPKYGSLAVTVYVFLGLLGLPVFASAPFGGIGYVLKPSFGYLLGDIAAAYVVGKLYNRKSFLSAILAVIAGIGALYIVGLSYFYFVMHFVLDKPTTVALIVSTGFLPFIFGDLAKGGIAAWVGNQVVKRSVKNPIG; this is encoded by the coding sequence ATGGATACTCGATACCTTGCTAAAACTGCTGCCATGGCTGCCCTGCTTTGCTTAGCTGGAATGCTAGCCCGTTGGGCTTCAGCAGCTTTGATTCCCTTTAGTTTGCTCCCTCTGTTCATTATGCTGACCGGCCTCATTCTGGGACCAAAGTATGGTAGCCTGGCAGTCACGGTCTATGTATTTTTGGGTTTGCTTGGTTTACCTGTTTTCGCCAGCGCTCCCTTTGGGGGAATCGGCTATGTTCTAAAACCATCCTTTGGTTATCTTTTAGGGGATATTGCCGCCGCCTATGTGGTCGGTAAGCTTTACAACCGTAAAAGCTTCCTCTCCGCAATCCTAGCGGTCATCGCCGGGATTGGTGCCTTATATATCGTTGGCCTCAGTTACTTCTACTTCGTCATGCACTTTGTTTTGGATAAGCCTACCACTGTGGCCCTCATCGTCTCGACTGGCTTCCTTCCCTTTATCTTCGGCGATCTGGCTAAAGGAGGTATTGCCGCCTGGGTCGGCAATCAGGTAGTCAAGCGTTCAGTCAAAAATCCTATAGGGTAG
- a CDS encoding putative bifunctional diguanylate cyclase/phosphodiesterase, giving the protein MGIRDRLKLYFGQNKLEGFGYYIENQYKINPLVEALKITLIYGLVGMLWILFSDELTRRVAGSMEVYQQMQTYKGVVYVFLTMLLLFFLVCIRMNLFKLAIKELADSIHELKQHRNALALSEQRLELAVEGSDCGIWDWNLEHSSYYFSSKYTEILGYEEGEVNFTYDTWLYLLHPDDRDETLKAVDDYLQSESGSLEIMYRMKRKTEDYIWILCKARAIHDDHHKVIRLAGTHTDITKKKHLENKLHASAYYDSLTGLPNRFFFEEKINELISGSRAEKFTLLYMDIDNFKNINDSVGHASGDLFVKHIADRIKQHTSPADFVARLGGDEFAIIYKGMNQEEEIARTVQDLQNSLRKPWTVDNHEFFISTSIGIALYPEHGEDLASIFKNVDIALYLVKKNGKDNYRFYSLEAQNKMLEQIALINYLRHAIEYNEFQLLYQPIINMTDESLIGAEALIRWTHPKLGFISPSEFIPLAEETGLIYDIEKWVIKTALRQKKQWLESQYPDVKISINLSGKSLTCVEMIEEVKTLLRETGLKANSVQFEVTETSLMKDLETSIRNLKEIKAMGIEIALDDFGTGYSSLTYLKKLPIDVVKLDIDFIKNIASAEHDCLIVKHMIHLIHDLNLQVVAEGIEEAEQSAILKTMACDYGQGYFYSRPVRKEDFEKLMKKGAIQHSSVDEETSASTRQIAVSS; this is encoded by the coding sequence TTGGGGATTCGTGACCGACTGAAGCTCTACTTTGGACAGAATAAGCTCGAAGGATTTGGCTATTACATAGAAAATCAATATAAAATAAATCCCTTAGTAGAAGCCCTTAAAATCACCTTGATTTATGGGCTTGTGGGTATGCTCTGGATTTTGTTTTCTGATGAATTGACCAGAAGAGTCGCTGGTAGCATGGAAGTCTATCAACAGATGCAGACCTATAAGGGTGTAGTCTATGTTTTTTTAACCATGCTTTTGCTGTTTTTCCTGGTATGCATTAGAATGAATCTTTTTAAATTAGCAATCAAAGAGTTAGCTGACAGTATTCATGAGTTAAAGCAACATCGCAATGCCTTGGCTCTTAGTGAACAAAGGTTGGAGCTGGCGGTTGAAGGATCGGACTGTGGCATTTGGGACTGGAATTTAGAGCATAGTTCCTATTACTTTTCATCGAAGTATACCGAAATCCTCGGCTATGAGGAGGGTGAGGTAAATTTTACTTACGATACATGGCTTTATTTGCTTCATCCTGATGATCGAGATGAGACGCTAAAAGCGGTAGACGACTATCTCCAATCGGAAAGTGGCTCCCTGGAAATCATGTATCGGATGAAAAGGAAAACTGAGGATTATATCTGGATCCTTTGCAAGGCTAGGGCAATCCATGATGATCATCACAAGGTTATTCGTCTTGCCGGTACTCATACAGATATAACGAAGAAGAAGCACTTGGAAAATAAGCTTCATGCCTCCGCCTACTATGACAGTCTTACGGGATTGCCCAACCGGTTCTTTTTCGAAGAGAAGATAAATGAGCTTATTAGCGGGAGTCGGGCGGAGAAGTTCACCTTGCTCTACATGGATATCGATAATTTTAAAAATATCAATGATTCAGTGGGGCATGCTTCAGGAGATCTATTCGTCAAGCATATTGCTGATCGAATCAAGCAGCACACGAGCCCCGCGGACTTTGTGGCCAGATTAGGTGGAGATGAATTTGCAATCATTTACAAGGGGATGAATCAAGAGGAAGAGATTGCCCGTACAGTACAGGATTTGCAGAACTCCTTAAGAAAGCCTTGGACTGTGGATAATCATGAATTCTTTATTTCCACGAGTATTGGGATTGCCCTTTATCCGGAGCACGGGGAAGATCTAGCGTCCATATTTAAAAATGTGGATATTGCCTTGTATCTTGTGAAGAAGAACGGAAAAGATAACTATCGTTTTTACTCCTTAGAGGCGCAAAATAAGATGCTGGAGCAGATTGCCTTAATTAATTACTTAAGGCATGCCATTGAATATAATGAATTCCAGCTTTTGTATCAGCCGATTATCAATATGACAGATGAGAGCTTAATTGGCGCTGAGGCCTTGATTCGCTGGACCCATCCTAAGCTCGGCTTTATTTCTCCGAGTGAGTTCATCCCCTTAGCGGAGGAAACAGGACTCATCTACGATATCGAAAAATGGGTCATAAAAACAGCCTTAAGGCAGAAAAAACAGTGGCTGGAGTCACAGTATCCTGATGTAAAAATCTCGATTAATTTATCGGGAAAGAGCCTTACCTGCGTCGAGATGATTGAGGAAGTTAAAACGCTGCTACGAGAAACAGGGCTCAAAGCGAATAGCGTGCAGTTTGAAGTCACAGAAACATCCTTGATGAAGGACCTGGAGACCTCCATCAGAAATCTCAAAGAGATAAAGGCCATGGGCATCGAAATCGCTCTGGATGACTTTGGCACGGGCTATTCATCCTTAACCTACCTCAAAAAGTTGCCCATTGATGTGGTCAAGCTGGATATCGACTTTATTAAAAATATTGCCAGTGCTGAGCATGACTGCCTGATCGTCAAACATATGATTCATCTAATTCATGATTTGAATCTGCAGGTCGTGGCGGAGGGGATTGAAGAAGCAGAGCAATCAGCCATCCTCAAAACTATGGCCTGTGATTATGGTCAGGGTTATTTCTACAGCCGCCCGGTTCGCAAGGAAGATTTTGAGAAATTGATGAAAAAGGGAGCTATTCAGCATAGCAGTGTAGATGAGGAAACCTCAGCTTCTACTCGGCAGATTGCCGTGTCATCCTAA
- a CDS encoding 2-hydroxyacid dehydrogenase: MSEVFIARKVPQEVEDFIGKHCRYTKWEGAGEISRSELLKRLWDVKGLLINQEKIDRELLAAAPKLKIVSNISVGYNNFVLEDMKARKVLGTNTPNVLNDTVADLIFGLMLSTARRLCELDRYVKDGQWNKKVTPELFGVDVHHQTLGIIGMGRIGNALAQRAKFGFNMNILYHNRSRNPEAEERFAAHYCSLEELLRKADFVVLLTPLTPQTVNFMGSKEFSLMKGSAVFISASRGETVDEVALEDALREGRIRGAGLDVYKKEPVNPDHPLLQFKNVVTLPHLGSATTSTRFAMAMLAAENLVRGMKGEIPPHLVPELQPLK, encoded by the coding sequence ATGTCTGAAGTTTTTATCGCTCGAAAGGTTCCCCAGGAAGTTGAAGACTTTATCGGCAAGCACTGTAGATATACGAAGTGGGAGGGTGCCGGGGAAATATCCCGGAGTGAACTTCTCAAGCGGCTATGGGATGTGAAGGGACTCTTAATCAATCAAGAGAAAATCGATCGAGAACTTCTTGCTGCTGCACCGAAGCTGAAAATAGTCTCCAATATTTCTGTAGGGTATAATAATTTCGTTCTTGAGGATATGAAGGCTAGGAAAGTCCTTGGAACCAATACACCCAATGTATTGAATGATACCGTCGCCGATTTAATTTTTGGACTTATGTTGAGCACTGCCCGACGCTTATGCGAACTGGACCGCTATGTAAAGGATGGCCAATGGAACAAGAAGGTCACTCCAGAGCTTTTCGGTGTCGATGTTCACCACCAGACCCTAGGCATCATCGGGATGGGACGCATCGGCAATGCTCTTGCTCAAAGAGCAAAGTTTGGCTTTAATATGAACATTCTTTATCATAATCGTTCCCGTAATCCTGAAGCAGAGGAGCGATTTGCAGCCCACTATTGCTCCCTTGAAGAACTCCTCCGAAAAGCGGATTTTGTTGTGCTTCTCACCCCCCTGACTCCACAAACGGTGAATTTCATGGGTTCTAAAGAGTTTAGTCTCATGAAGGGATCGGCTGTTTTTATCAGTGCTTCACGAGGTGAGACGGTGGATGAAGTGGCATTAGAAGATGCCCTTCGCGAAGGAAGAATTCGCGGTGCGGGTCTGGATGTATATAAGAAAGAACCGGTCAACCCGGATCATCCCTTGCTCCAATTTAAGAATGTGGTTACTCTGCCTCATCTTGGCTCAGCCACTACAAGTACGCGCTTCGCAATGGCCATGTTGGCGGCAGAAAACCTGGTAAGAGGTATGAAAGGTGAAATACCTCCCCATTTAGTCCCTGAACTACAGCCACTTAAATAA
- a CDS encoding fumarylacetoacetate hydrolase family protein gives MVIKNIYCVGRNYMQHAKELNNAVPTSPFLFAKPTHALVEGQGQTISMPQDQGDVHYEVEFVVHISEKFEPDMKAEELIDKIAIGIDFTLREVQDELKEKGLPWLLAKGFPNSAVLSQWLPFEGLGASANFDFTLEKNGIEVQRGNIKEMIFDIPTIIEFSAKHFGLDEGDIIYTGTPSGVGKAGKGDRFVLKWKEEKVGELLIGD, from the coding sequence ATGGTTATTAAAAACATTTATTGCGTCGGCCGCAATTATATGCAGCATGCCAAGGAACTCAACAATGCAGTTCCAACTTCCCCGTTTCTTTTTGCAAAGCCCACTCATGCTCTTGTTGAAGGTCAGGGGCAGACGATTTCTATGCCACAGGATCAAGGTGATGTGCATTACGAAGTAGAATTCGTTGTCCATATTAGTGAAAAATTTGAACCCGATATGAAGGCCGAGGAGCTTATTGATAAAATCGCTATAGGAATTGATTTTACCCTAAGAGAAGTGCAAGATGAGTTGAAGGAAAAAGGACTGCCTTGGTTACTGGCCAAAGGGTTCCCGAATTCTGCAGTTTTGTCGCAATGGCTTCCTTTTGAAGGCCTTGGGGCTTCGGCCAACTTTGACTTTACTCTGGAGAAGAATGGTATCGAAGTGCAAAGAGGAAATATCAAGGAGATGATCTTTGATATTCCTACAATCATAGAATTTTCGGCGAAACACTTCGGGCTGGATGAAGGTGACATCATTTATACGGGTACACCATCCGGAGTGGGAAAAGCAGGCAAAGGGGACCGTTTTGTATTGAAATGGAAGGAAGAAAAAGTAGGAGAGCTGTTAATTGGTGACTAA
- a CDS encoding type II toxin-antitoxin system prevent-host-death family antitoxin translates to MPNIKPISDLRNYSEVLKEVSYNNPVYLTRNGRGEYAIIRVEELDKLRAMVRLMAQLEEGEKSAREKGWLSTDEVEASLGL, encoded by the coding sequence ATGCCTAATATTAAACCCATATCAGATTTGAGAAATTACTCAGAAGTATTAAAAGAGGTATCCTACAACAATCCGGTATACTTGACCAGAAATGGAAGAGGTGAATATGCCATTATTAGAGTAGAAGAACTTGATAAGCTCCGCGCAATGGTAAGGCTAATGGCACAGCTTGAAGAAGGGGAAAAATCAGCTAGGGAAAAAGGATGGCTTTCTACTGATGAGGTAGAGGCTTCATTAGGGCTATAG
- a CDS encoding DUF362 domain-containing protein, protein MKIDDELCISCGECIPYCPLGAIEMGDTAQINQDECVECGICIRQIECPVDAFYEPPETMKWPRSVRKVFSDPTAKHENTGVRGRGTEEVKTNDVTARFKRGYLGMALEFGRPGVGTRLGDVEIITTTLAQAGIEFEPNNPLTHLMEDVHAGSIKEDVRNEKVSSAIVEFVIPEGQLEDCVDKITEAASRAQCIFSWGIVARFEPDGSLPVVERLAKLGINVPKNMKVNVGLGRPRGEDKT, encoded by the coding sequence ATGAAGATTGATGATGAATTATGTATAAGCTGTGGTGAATGTATTCCTTATTGCCCTTTGGGGGCTATAGAAATGGGAGATACAGCTCAGATAAATCAGGATGAATGTGTAGAATGCGGTATCTGTATTCGCCAAATTGAATGTCCGGTTGATGCATTTTATGAACCGCCGGAAACAATGAAGTGGCCGCGTTCCGTGCGCAAAGTATTTAGCGACCCCACAGCCAAGCATGAAAATACAGGAGTGCGCGGGCGAGGTACGGAAGAGGTCAAAACCAATGATGTCACCGCTCGTTTTAAGCGGGGATACTTGGGCATGGCCTTGGAATTCGGTAGACCAGGGGTAGGTACTCGCCTAGGTGATGTTGAGATAATAACCACTACCTTAGCTCAAGCAGGAATCGAATTCGAACCCAATAATCCTTTGACCCATCTCATGGAGGATGTCCATGCAGGTAGTATCAAAGAAGATGTGCGCAACGAAAAGGTCTCATCAGCAATCGTGGAGTTCGTTATCCCTGAAGGTCAATTAGAAGATTGCGTCGATAAAATCACGGAAGCTGCCAGTCGGGCCCAATGCATATTTTCTTGGGGAATCGTGGCTCGCTTTGAGCCGGACGGGAGTCTGCCCGTAGTGGAGAGGCTAGCTAAATTAGGAATCAATGTACCCAAGAATATGAAAGTCAATGTCGGACTTGGACGGCCGAGGGGGGAGGATAAAACATGA
- a CDS encoding type II toxin-antitoxin system RelE/ParE family toxin produces the protein MGKVEYSPKAQEDLWKIRAYIIENFGIDTAQKALVKITASINRLGEYPLLGVSLSKMFDVSTDYMYLFCGKNYVFYRIEGNIVKVVRVLNEQQDFLRVLFEIYIDSDEDEDQ, from the coding sequence ATGGGAAAAGTCGAATATTCGCCGAAAGCACAGGAGGATCTGTGGAAAATAAGGGCATATATTATTGAAAACTTTGGAATTGATACAGCCCAAAAGGCTCTTGTTAAAATCACTGCTAGTATTAATAGACTAGGGGAATACCCCTTATTAGGGGTGTCGTTGAGTAAAATGTTTGATGTTTCAACAGACTATATGTATCTCTTCTGTGGGAAGAACTATGTCTTTTATAGAATTGAAGGTAATATAGTAAAGGTCGTTCGAGTTCTAAATGAGCAGCAGGATTTTTTGCGGGTACTTTTTGAAATTTATATAGATTCTGATGAAGATGAAGATCAATAA
- a CDS encoding dihydrodipicolinate synthase family protein: MFKLRGIYVPIPTPFKDGQIAFDKLESNLEFWLASKLEGIVVMGSNGEFIMLSPEEKQQLIHAVCAQAKGKKPVIVGTGTESTQETIKLNKLATEAGAAAALVLSPNYFKKAMNDRVLKEFYLEVAEASPIPIILYNMPGNSGINLSAKLVAELATHPNIIGIKDSGGNIVQIAEIIHTTPGDFSVFAGSASFLFASLALGAIGGTLALANVFPNECAQVQELVEDGQFAKAKALQLNLIEANNAVTARWGVSGLKAALELIGLYGGEPRKPLLPLGAEDRELLRTIIRQTQESIA; encoded by the coding sequence ATGTTCAAACTACGTGGTATTTATGTCCCGATTCCTACTCCATTTAAAGATGGCCAAATTGCTTTTGATAAGCTGGAAAGTAATTTGGAGTTTTGGTTGGCTTCAAAACTCGAGGGCATTGTGGTTATGGGTTCCAACGGTGAATTCATCATGCTGAGCCCTGAGGAAAAGCAACAGCTTATTCACGCGGTCTGTGCTCAGGCTAAAGGTAAGAAGCCGGTTATTGTAGGGACAGGTACCGAGTCAACTCAAGAGACGATCAAGCTCAATAAGCTTGCCACTGAAGCTGGTGCTGCCGCAGCCTTGGTATTAAGCCCTAATTACTTCAAAAAGGCTATGAATGATCGTGTACTGAAGGAGTTCTACTTGGAAGTGGCTGAAGCTAGCCCCATTCCTATCATTCTCTATAATATGCCCGGTAACTCCGGCATTAATCTATCCGCCAAGCTGGTGGCCGAGCTGGCTACCCACCCCAATATTATCGGCATCAAAGATTCCGGCGGCAATATTGTTCAGATCGCGGAGATTATTCACACAACACCGGGTGATTTTTCAGTATTTGCAGGGTCAGCGAGTTTTTTGTTTGCTAGCTTAGCTTTGGGGGCTATTGGAGGAACTCTAGCCTTAGCTAATGTTTTCCCCAACGAATGTGCACAGGTTCAAGAGCTTGTGGAGGATGGTCAATTTGCAAAAGCCAAAGCCCTACAACTGAATTTAATCGAGGCCAATAATGCTGTAACCGCTCGCTGGGGTGTAAGTGGCTTAAAAGCTGCCCTAGAGCTTATTGGTTTGTATGGTGGTGAACCCCGGAAGCCATTGTTGCCCTTAGGGGCCGAAGACAGAGAGCTGCTTAGGACTATTATTAGACAAACTCAGGAAAGTATCGCCTAG
- the glnA gene encoding type I glutamate--ammonia ligase — translation MRFSKEECLKFVQENDVRFIRLQFTDIFGRMKNIAITDNQLPQALEQGVMFDGSAVPGFAGVETSDMLLLPDPSTFALIPWRPQQGKVARIICDVKNHDGSQFAGDPRYILKRTLQKAQDKGYVFQVGPECEFFLFHTDDVGQPTTTTHDSAGYCDLAPIDQGENTRREICLVLEEMGFEIETSHHESAAGQHEIDFKYTDALTAADNIMTFKYVVKIIAQRNGLHATFMPKPLQGVNGSGMHINMSLAKEGVNIFNHPEAQGELSATAKQFIAGLLEHIKGITAIANPLVNSYKRLVAGYEAPVHIAWSPMNRSPLLRVPSPRGEGARLELRSPDPSCNPYLTLALLLEAGLEGLNRGLQVAEPVNINIYNLTSEEEKSLKLDRLPSNLLIALEEMKKDPLIHSTIGEHIFTKYITAKTQEWRDYDTTVHQWEIDNYLKIY, via the coding sequence ATGCGATTTAGCAAAGAAGAGTGCCTGAAATTTGTCCAAGAGAATGATGTCCGTTTTATTCGTCTGCAGTTTACCGATATTTTTGGTCGGATGAAAAACATCGCCATCACGGATAACCAGCTTCCCCAAGCTCTCGAGCAGGGAGTGATGTTTGATGGTTCGGCTGTGCCGGGATTTGCAGGAGTTGAGACCTCCGATATGCTATTGCTCCCCGACCCCAGTACCTTTGCCTTAATTCCTTGGCGACCGCAACAGGGGAAAGTAGCAAGGATCATCTGTGATGTCAAGAATCATGATGGTTCCCAATTCGCAGGGGATCCCCGCTATATTCTGAAGCGAACTCTGCAGAAGGCCCAGGACAAGGGTTATGTTTTCCAGGTGGGCCCCGAGTGCGAATTCTTTTTATTCCATACTGATGATGTAGGACAACCGACCACCACGACCCACGACAGCGCCGGCTATTGTGATTTGGCTCCCATCGACCAAGGTGAAAACACCCGACGGGAGATTTGTCTGGTCCTAGAAGAGATGGGTTTTGAGATTGAGACCTCCCATCATGAATCCGCCGCCGGACAGCATGAGATCGACTTCAAATATACGGATGCCCTGACGGCAGCCGACAATATTATGACCTTCAAATATGTAGTCAAAATCATTGCCCAACGCAATGGCCTCCATGCGACTTTTATGCCCAAGCCACTCCAAGGGGTTAATGGGTCAGGCATGCATATCAACATGTCTCTAGCCAAAGAAGGGGTGAATATCTTTAACCACCCTGAGGCTCAGGGGGAACTCTCGGCAACGGCAAAGCAATTCATCGCGGGATTATTAGAGCATATCAAAGGGATTACGGCCATCGCTAATCCTTTAGTCAACTCCTACAAACGCTTAGTTGCGGGCTATGAAGCACCGGTTCATATCGCTTGGTCACCCATGAACCGCAGTCCCTTGTTGCGTGTCCCTTCCCCACGGGGTGAGGGAGCTCGTCTTGAGCTACGTAGCCCCGATCCCAGCTGTAATCCGTATTTGACTTTGGCTTTGCTTTTAGAGGCTGGGCTCGAGGGATTAAACCGCGGCCTTCAGGTGGCTGAACCGGTCAATATTAACATCTATAATCTGACTTCCGAGGAGGAAAAATCCTTAAAGTTGGATCGGTTGCCCTCCAATCTCTTAATCGCTCTTGAAGAAATGAAGAAGGATCCCTTGATCCATTCTACTATTGGCGAGCATATTTTTACGAAGTATATCACAGCCAAGACTCAAGAGTGGCGGGACTATGACACCACGGTTCATCAGTGGGAGATTGATAACTATCTAAAAATCTATTGA
- the asnB gene encoding asparagine synthase (glutamine-hydrolyzing), with product MCSILGLISFSRKLLPPDIQYLNQAGKTLAHRGPDQNGLSHREHFAFQHNRLAVIDLEKGRQPMTTSHEGFEYTIVYNGELYNTEDLRQELRGYGVKFQTHCDTEVVLYSYIIWGEQCSAKFNGIYAFVVYDSRQGRAYLARDRFGVKPFFYTFVDGALLFASELKAILQHPHVKAQLGYEGLWQLLYMMPVKEEGTALFKNIFELPPASHAFFSPNSAGGPQGLQTTKYWSLAAYENREREDTIVATTRELLVDAIQRQLVADVPLCTFLSGGLDSSVITAVAAQSYQQKGAQLSTYSFEHAGNKEHFQQTLFQPQSDDEYALYLADYLATQHQILTAQNEDLVNALNDAVRYRDYPGMADIDSSLLYYCRQVKKHHTVALSGECADEVFGGYPWFYRPEMLTSGFFPWIHDPYARISLFRPEVVRPQAGFEYTSELYRQRVAACPVVAGESEAMRTSRIASWLSIHYFMTSLLERKDRMSMASGLEVRVPFADHRLVDYVYNVPWDIKYKNGLEKSLLRAAMQDYLPDKILYRKKSPFPKTHDPHYATLVYHLFQKRLSSGSGMLAELLHMDVLDRLASPGNNTWFGQLMGAPQLMAWLVQLDFWFEEYKVELCL from the coding sequence ATGTGCTCCATTCTCGGTTTAATAAGTTTTTCGCGAAAGCTATTACCCCCAGATATTCAATATCTTAACCAAGCAGGGAAAACCCTAGCCCATCGGGGGCCGGATCAAAATGGGCTTTCTCATAGGGAGCATTTTGCTTTTCAACATAATCGGTTAGCCGTCATTGACCTTGAAAAGGGCAGACAGCCCATGACGACCAGCCACGAAGGGTTTGAATATACCATCGTCTACAACGGCGAGCTCTATAACACTGAAGATCTACGTCAAGAGCTACGCGGTTATGGTGTCAAGTTTCAAACCCATTGCGATACGGAAGTGGTGCTGTACAGCTACATCATTTGGGGTGAGCAATGCTCCGCCAAGTTCAACGGCATTTATGCCTTCGTTGTTTATGACTCCAGACAAGGCCGAGCCTATCTTGCCCGGGACCGCTTCGGCGTCAAGCCCTTCTTCTATACTTTTGTGGACGGCGCCCTACTCTTTGCTTCGGAGCTTAAGGCAATCCTTCAGCATCCCCATGTAAAGGCTCAGCTGGGTTACGAAGGCTTATGGCAGCTGCTCTATATGATGCCCGTCAAAGAAGAAGGCACCGCTCTTTTCAAAAATATCTTCGAGCTTCCTCCTGCCTCCCATGCGTTCTTCTCCCCGAACTCTGCAGGCGGGCCACAGGGTTTGCAAACCACCAAGTACTGGTCCTTGGCGGCCTACGAAAACAGGGAGAGGGAGGACACCATCGTCGCCACCACCCGCGAGCTTCTAGTAGATGCCATCCAACGTCAGCTGGTCGCCGATGTCCCCCTCTGCACCTTTCTCTCGGGAGGACTGGATTCCTCAGTTATTACAGCAGTGGCCGCCCAAAGCTATCAGCAAAAAGGTGCACAGCTCTCTACCTACTCCTTTGAACACGCCGGGAATAAAGAGCATTTTCAGCAAACCCTCTTTCAGCCGCAAAGCGATGATGAATATGCCCTCTATCTCGCTGACTACTTGGCTACCCAGCATCAGATCCTCACCGCTCAAAACGAAGATCTGGTCAACGCTTTAAATGACGCGGTCCGCTATCGGGATTATCCCGGCATGGCGGACATCGACTCTTCCCTGCTTTACTACTGCCGCCAAGTCAAGAAACATCATACGGTCGCCCTCTCCGGTGAGTGCGCTGACGAAGTCTTCGGAGGGTATCCTTGGTTCTATCGACCTGAGATGCTCACCTCCGGATTCTTCCCTTGGATTCATGATCCCTATGCCCGCATTAGCTTATTTCGACCTGAGGTGGTTCGCCCTCAGGCAGGGTTTGAATATACCTCAGAGCTCTATCGTCAAAGGGTGGCGGCCTGTCCGGTGGTTGCCGGAGAATCAGAAGCGATGCGCACCTCGCGGATTGCCAGCTGGCTTTCTATCCACTACTTCATGACCTCGCTGCTGGAACGAAAGGACCGCATGAGCATGGCCTCCGGACTGGAAGTGCGGGTTCCCTTTGCTGATCATCGGCTGGTCGACTATGTCTATAACGTGCCTTGGGATATCAAATACAAAAATGGTTTAGAAAAATCACTACTACGTGCTGCCATGCAGGATTATCTCCCCGATAAAATCCTTTATCGAAAAAAGAGCCCCTTCCCCAAAACCCACGACCCCCACTATGCAACCTTGGTCTATCATCTTTTCCAAAAGCGTTTAAGCTCGGGCAGTGGGATGCTGGCGGAGCTCTTACACATGGATGTGCTTGATCGCCTCGCCAGCCCGGGAAATAACACCTGGTTTGGGCAGCTCATGGGAGCACCCCAGCTTATGGCTTGGCTGGTCCAGCTGGATTTTTGGTTCGAGGAGTATAAGGTTGAGTTATGCCTGTAA